ctaaaataatcgattatgaaggTTATTAAAAAGCACGGAGATAGGATCCACAATCATAATAATCGGTGATAATATATGGTTATAATTGGTTATGGTACATATGAAAAAACACGAAAGTGGTTTTCCCAAttataacatattataaaaaatatcataatcaaTTATCTCATTAAAGTATGACAGGATACAAGGTAAACcacttttttcaaaatttattttcaataagatttttgaaaatattttataaaatatttttatttaattttaaaaaccaattttttaagaaaatttattaaaaatatttttctactatTCACAATTAGATCCTAAAAACAAACCATACTTAATGCGCAAGACTCTTTCGCTTTTTGCGTTGTTGTTCTTcttagagcatctacaacgggagtgaaaatgagttcgtccgcgagcgtgtaattacttaacttccaGTTTTTTGCGTGTCAGGAAGGAATGGTGCTTCATAgcagttaccttttttttttttctatctattttcataatttaataataatatattataaccgctaccttttattaatttattaataataataaatttatcattttttattaatttatagccgttaacttctttttaatttattaaataataataattttgtaaccattagcttttttttagttaatataccaccgttagcctttttttctcctttaattacgattgttagctcattaatagaaacaatttgttactcatactttttcttcacaatttttgttacaaaagtttattaaagtttttattaacgtacttttttatttatttttccatttaaattaatattttaagttataataaaattaaatattgatgtataaattaaagtaatgaaatataatatgattttttaaaagttaaaccgtaaaaaatgaatgagttgatttagggtgatgtggtatagtagaacttgaatcatgttgagttcacagttggagtagaaaatgagtgaattgcttCAAAATGACGTGGCACAGTGGACCCCATCTAAAGAactcatattgagttcaccgttgtagatgctcttagTAATTCTTTTTTGTCCATCATCAAAACATGATAAACCTGTCTagatatatattcatataaattatGATAACCATCCAATTTTAATCACTACCAAAATCATAAACAGCCATAGGAAAATATCATACCCAGCCATAGGAAAATCTATCTGAGTCTAAGTAGTATGAAGAGTTGAAGAAGGGGTGATCCCAAAATCTAATTATCTTTCCAAAATTTGACATTAAATTATCATAGATAACCCAAGAGATATTAGGAGTGACATGAGGCCAGACTTTACAAATAGTTTTCCAAATTCCAGAAGAAGTTTGTCTAAAATTCATTGTTGGCATTGCAATTGCAAGGTTACCTTGCCCAAACAATCTTTACCCATTGTTTGTCCGTACAAGCAATTAAATGCCAAGCCAGATTGTGAATATAAGCTTAATTTAGGATTATCAAATTTAGAGAACCCAAAACAAATCTTATTTCAAGAAAGTAGATGACATTTTTTACGCTCTTGAGTGCTTCCCTAGATGAACTTATTGCAAATTGCTTCTACTCATTGCCTAAAGGTTGCATCATAAAATGCTGGATAGAGAACTCTGAGCTAATGTAAGCTGACGTGCTAAAGAAagtggattttcccagcaagtGGATAGATTTTCCTTTGTAAGatccaaaataaaattgaaagtatTCTTCTTGGGTCTCTTATGAAAGAGAGGCATTCCTAGCCTCCTAGGTAGTGACCAAGATCATTAGTTTTCATAATATGCAAAGTATTGATAAGCAAATTGACAGTAGTAACATTGGcattgttagaaaaaaaaacctTAGTAATTTTCTAACTTCAACTGTGAAAAGTTTTCAAGAACCTCATGAATCAAATGAGTTCAATTAACATTTGCCTTATCAATAAACATAGCATCATCAACAATGCAAATATGAAAAAGTTTGGATCATCTCCTTGACCAAATTTCAAGGGTTGGTAACATCCGCTCTCCACCAAATAATGGACTCTATGACCAAGTTGTTCAAgaacaaatacaaataaatatgaagaaatagGACCGCCTTGTCTAATACCACGTGAAGACTTGAAGGAATTTCTAATTTGACCATTCTAGTTAACACTGAGAAAGGTTGAAGAGATGCAATTTCTAATATCACGTGGTTGGTTGAGAATAAGCAAGAGCTCCATCGTTTCATTTACAAACTGTAATTTAAGCCTATCATATGTTTTTTCCAAATCAAGTTTCACAATCATCTAGCTCATATCACCCTTTAGATGATTTAGAGAATTGATTGTTTCTTGACGAACCAAGATGCTATCAATGGAAGGCCTCCTTGGAATAAAGCTGTCTTGGGCATTTGAGACAAGTAAGGCATAATAGCACACATTCTTTGCACAACAACTTTAGTTACCAGTTACCACCTTGTAACTCACATTACACAAGACAATAGGCCAAGCCAATGTTGAGTGACTAAGGATGACTCATCACACTAAGGGTGAGGAAGGTTTGGTTAATATCAACTAACTCACATTCATTGAAACAGACCCTCACCAAGTTAAAGAGAGAAAAACCCACAATGGTCTGCTATTCACTTTTGAAGAAAACAGGATTGTAACCGTCTGAGCCTTGGAGATTTGTAACTTCTAGTTTCCTCCATAACGACTTCACCATGCAAGAGTAACATATCAAAATTATCAATGCGAGGGAAAGANNNNNNNNNNNNNNNNNNNNNNNNNNNNNNNNNNNNNNNNNNNNNNNNNNNNNNNNNNNNNNNNNNNNNNNNNNNNNNNNNNNNNNNNNNNNNNNNNNNNNNNNNNNNNNNNNNNNNNNNNNNNNNNNNNNNNNNNNNNNNNNNNNNNNNNNNNNNNNNNNNNNNNNNNNNNNNNNNNNNNNNNNNNNNNNNNNNNNNNNNNNNNNNNNNNNNCTACACCAccagaaaattgaaaaatgaaatcaCTGTTCCTACTTAAATATGGTTGAAATCGATTAACAGAACGATCCCATCCCCTGATGCTTTAGTAACTATCAGAAGCTGCAACAGGTTTAAACATTCCAGCAATAGGAATCTCAAAGTTGTTatcaatttgaaaaaatgaacaaaatgatAGTAAAAATCAGAGCAATTGGGGGGTAATAATAATTGGCATAATTTTATCAGCAGAAGACTGTTTGTGAAATGTTTACAATCAGCATGAATGATAATTGAATAATAAGGAGGTCCTGTCCTAACAATATCTACTGCACCCTTACAGTTGTTTGCAGTCAGCATCTGCATGAGATCTCATTTTCAAGGAAAAAAAGGGCCCGCAATGCCACACTTCAATTATGGCTAATAATATGACCCGATACTGATCATTGAATCTACCTACCTTACATTTCATACAGTAGCTAGCAACACTTTCGGTAATATTACTCCTATCAACTGCCCTAACTACCAAGCTAAATTATCCATGAGCTTAGTATGTCTACTATAACTAGTTTATGCACGACAGTCAATGATTTACTGAAGTGTAGTAACAACTCCCAGCTTGACACTCCACAGCTTCTGACAGCATCCTCAACATTCACAAGGCTAACAATTACTTTATCGAAATAGCTTCCTCGGTGCAAGGAATAATGACCATACTTTCTGACAAAGtgaaaaacaaatcaaaatcaccTAAGATTAGGGTTAGCTACAGTTGATGGCGCTTCTGCGAGTCCAGGCGATGGAGTCTGAGGCCTCGAGATCATTCCAAAGTCAGGATGAAGCATGTCCACTCCATCCCAATCGACACTAGCTGTAATGCTGGAGTTAAAGAATCATACTTAATACTTCAAATTAGGCATAAGAccgatgaaaaaaaaaaaaggagaaatgaTCAAAGAAAAGGCACGAAAACAAGAAGGATACAATCTGTTCTCCACATATCTGTTATGCTAACTTCAGCATCTGATAGAAGCCAATAATCAGCATCATTCtacaaaatatacaaaaaatatcaGCTATGAATGCAGTACCATTGCATTCCATCAAAGAATCTCTCTTAACCAACCATTAAATGCTAATATGAAAAGGAAAACTGTAGGACCACATTAGAAGAATTTAATCAATACAAAGGATTTAAACGAGTGCAGCCCATAATCCCAGCACAGAGAGGAGAGGGAAACCCCAAACCTTGACTATGATATACTTACATCAGCATCTGAAGGGACAATCTTCATCATTCCCCCAGCAAACTCTTGTGAAGCATTTAGATCAGAGTATGCCTGAGATGAGAGGAGAGCTTGAGGTTCGAGCTCTTTTCCACTGCATTCTGCAGGAACCATTTCTGTCACTAGTTGCTCATTAGAACCTGAACTTGAAGCAAGAGGGAAGCCCGTGGGGGGATCGGCGCCATTAATTTCTTCAAATTTCTCTTCAAATTGACTGAAAACAGTTCAAATATTCCAAAATTAAATGGAGAATGCATTATCAAAAAGATAAACTACAAAACCAGCACAAAGTACAACCAAAGCAAAATATTGAAAATCACATGGTATACAGAGTAATAATGTGATTTCTAGATGGACAACATAATAGAAAGAAATGGATACATATCTAAAGCGAGTTCTAATGTACTCCCACATAAAAATTAGAATGAGTACATTAGCAACATACACTTATTTCGTTTAGACTAAAAATCCAACTTCAAAGAAAAGTTACTCAAAATGATAGTAttaatgtaaatttattttttatttaaaatttctccCCTCCCCAATTATTGTTCCTTTGTTCCCTCTCTGCACAAAAACAATGCCCTTTTGAATTTGATGCGTAAAATTGCATTACACACTACTGTacgaattaaataaaaatgacttTTGAAATTCTTTCCAAGCCATGATATTGGCATATTGCCCATGGCTTTTTGCAATAGCCTAAAAAAGAGTTGAGCCAAAGGCACCCATATTTGTTGGTGATGATGACTCATTACTATTCCACCCAtcaatcataaaaaaaagtACCTCCAAATGgttttgaatatttataaaatatgaagGTGTGTCATTAGCTCTTGCAAATAAGTTCAGAAGGAAACACGACAAAGATGAGAGAAATTAGGAAGAATACTTATCCttaaaaaatgtgaaatattatatttacaattatgcccattattttaaattgatttcaaataGAATAAGGTGGGTTTTTTGTCCAAATGAAAAAAGTTTAGGTTCCTAATGTACTCCTAATTTTTAAGTGGGATGGGGGTACATTAGCAATCcccttaaataaataataggcAAGTTAGCTAGTTATACCTGATAAGGTAGACATCAATGGGACCCATTGTGCTTctaagaatgattctatatctCCGCTGTAGATAGTCGACGGCCTAATGCATATGGAAGGAATAATTTTCCATCATGTATCAGAAACACTAGATTTACAAAGATCATGAATCTTTCATCAGTTGATTCCCTAAACTTACTTCCTCAGGATCAGGGACTTCCAGGGTGGTTCCATGTGGAGCTTTGATTGCTATCAAAGTTTCATTCTGCTACACGAAATGCActagtatattaaaataaaagataaatctCAATAACAGCATGAAAGGAGAACACAACAATgttcataataataatggacaagattggagttcaatgcaaaaacaaagAACACACCTGGAAGCAAGGTAGGCCCTTAATATCTTCCTCGGTCACAAAAAGGAACCTAAATGGTATTGAAAATTGGTATTAGTTTATCATTTGGCAATAACAGATTATTTTTCCTTCTGGAAGGAAGAACAaaggaaaaatgaatctaagaaTTGAATGGGAGATTACTTCTGGTTGTTTTCATCTTCACTCAAACTCCTCAGCCTTTCTTGCATTTCCCTGTTAATAATAGGTCGAAAGAATTACATAACAGTATAGAAATAGTAAATTTCAGCCTTTTCTAACGCAAGGNNNNNNNNNNNNNNNNCTCTTCCGAAGAAAGTTTTTCCACTTCTGACTGCAAGACAAAGCCACAAGGCCAACAAATAATTAACAATATGAGAGAACGCAACTACTATGTCAGAGCCAAAGGGCAGACCACATAATTAACAATATGTCATAACATGCTACGCTACCAAGTCATTCTAATTGATCAAATGTATGTATTTCTGATTTGACTGATTACTGTTGCATAATCACCAATGCATATGCCTCTAACAACTTGATATGCATAATCTAACAAACTatcaaactcaatttcaaaTCTCTACCATTATCAACATGAGAAAAGTGAAACAACCTCCTTATCCTTATCACCACATATCGACAATATCCTTCATTACTTTCCCTCAATTTAAGTGTGAGGATTATGAACACCTGACTTGATTGTAAACTTATGATACTGCTTCGCACCCACTGATTTAGTGAATATGCCAGCCAGCTGATGCTTGGTTCAGACACAAAAATAGTGGATATTATCTTGCTTGAAGATGCTCGTAGATGAAATGAGAACCTATCTCAATGTGCTTGGTTCTCATGAAAAATCAGATTAGCTGCAAGGTGAAGAGTCGCTTGGTTGTCATGGTGAAGAATCGTAGAAGAATCCCAATTGACTAGTAAATATGGTAGCAAGCATCACATCACAGCACATGATATCACTAGTGCCACGAGCCATGGCACAATGCTCAGCTTCCCTGGAAGATATAGACCATTAATATGCTTTATAGTCTTCCAATACACAAGTTGGGCCAAGTTTTATTACTAAACCTAAGATTGATCTATGGGTTAATGGACTAGAAGCCAAGTCTGAGTCACAATATGCAACAAGTTGTAGATTATTCCCCTCTAACAAGATAATTGCTCAACCAGGTAAGGACTTTAAGTATCATAGAACACGCATAGGAGCATCACAATGTCCTTGTCATGGTTCTTGCATaaactggactagaatatgctAGAGTATGTGGTTTTAGGACACATGATAGTAAGATAGATAAGGCACCCCATGAGTCTATGATAACATGAAGAATCAGAATAAAGAGGTCCTGAATCTAGTACTAGCTTATGGTTTTTATGTTGTTCATCACAAATAGTGGTGTGTAGTGGCCAACAATAAAACTGGGATCCCAATAGAGCAGTAGCAGGATAGAAGAGGAGGAGGAGGGGAGAAGTGTTATGGTCAGAGCCTTAGAGGTACTCCCTCTGGTCActattataagcaaaaaagATGTCTTAATTCTTGGTCACTATTATAAGCAAAAGTTAACTACTTTTAATCATTTAATGCAATTATTCCCAATACACCCTTCATTTAATTCAAAACATTTAATGTAGATAGTTAAGAGTTTGACATTAAAAAGGGACAATATAGTAaatttaacttgtattttaCATGAAATCTAGAAAACTAATTgcaattaactatatttttaactattattcCCAATACATCCTTCATTTAATTCAAAACATTTTAATGTAGATAGTTAAGAGTTTGACATTAAAAGGGGACAATGTAgtaaatttaacatgtattttacatgaAATCTAGAAAATTAATTGCAATTAACTATATTTCTTAATACCCGcaaaagtagttttttttttttttgcttataataatGACCGAAGGGAGTATTCAGTTTTATCATAATCATTAAAAGGGGGATATGGGAAGAAAAAAGGGGTGTGGCCCATCATTGGACTTATTGAAAGCCCAAGATGGGAAACTCTATTTAAAATGTTCCCTTCTGTTGACCAAAAAGAAAACTATTCCCTTTTTTTCTAAAACGTAAGACAAACACATCTTTCTTTTTGTCCCTCCTCGTTTCTTCTTGCATCTTCCTTATTCTCCATTCTTCTTCAGTTTTTCTTTACTAGTAAGTCTACGAGATTGTGGCCGGAAAACAAAAGGTTGTGGCCAAAAACTTCCAATTCATGGTAGGGAAACATCAGGTGGTGGACAGGTTTATGTGCACAAACCTTTGTTGTGACTGATGAGACTGAGCGACTCTGACACGAAATGCAGTTGCAGTGTCTGCAGATGCTGCACTTGATTTCTGCTACGCATATTCATTTAGTGTCTCATCACAAAACCACTATTTGCTGCAACACCATGGGATTAATAACATAGATGAATTTGTTCTAGTGGAAAGGTCGAATGCTAGCATGACAACATGGACCACTCATTCATGATGTCCAGGTTATTTGCACTAAACCAATGATCCACAAGCCAATTCTAGGCTAAGAAAATACTTAAATGCTCCATGATCCTTCATGTGAAAATTAGCAAGTTATAACTAGAAATTTTTGTATACACCTTAAGGTGTAACTTGCTAATTTACACCCCCTAAAAATTGAAAGGGTGTAAATTAACAaaccctatatatatatatatatatatatatatatatatatatatatatatagtgggTATCTTTACATATCCCTTAGATCTAAATAAATGGCTGAGATTAAAAACTCTACTTAATGAATCATGTGCCTTCTCTTATTCCTTCTTTGTCATTATCCCTTCagcctattttttttaaaattgttccCTTCCATTGTTTTCACTCGCAGAGCAAGAATATCATTATTGAGGAACGTTATTTGACATGCCTCAACACCTTCTCCTATGAACTAATCCATGCTTACTAttatagttttttctttttaataattgcTATCTGGTTCCCTCACTCTATGTCTTCTTTTGCTACTTTTAATATAGTGGTTTCGAGTATAGCAGAATGAATTCgtattctcaatttttttcttcacttgAAATCTAAAAAATGATAAGGATTATTGGCAAAAAAAACCCTCGAATTTAGATGGGAATTTGGGGAAAAGATGAGCACGGGAATTTAGTcggacaaaataaataaataaataaaggagaAGAGAAGGCATGTGATTCATAAGTAGAGTTAAGTCTCAGCCATTTATTTAGATCTAAGGGTTGAGAGTAGTCATTCTCATTCTCACTTAAAAAACCTATTCTCATTAGATATgcctcctatatatatatacattttgtcagaatattagaaaatatcttataagatcttttatattatattagagtatcttgagttgtTTCTtctgatcaatttataatcataaagatatcttagaatatctctctttattattatgatttgttcctgatttaggattaagtctatgtttctctataaatagagattagtactgaatcttttgtaatcaagttagcattaagctattatcaataatattcaaacccttattattttctctcctcattttctctaaaatcccacaacttcaacatggtatctaaaGTCTATTTCAATCCTCCTTGAACAATACCTCTTTTATTCCGCTGTCgggttcccaacaattagggaatataatcatagtttctctttttcaaCATTCCGACACGTTTTGACGCATATCATTTGCTGCTTGGTCGGCCAATCGCGCCTCAACCTTGAAGTTTTGAATCTGCCCTTGTATTCTAGTTTCGGGCTACGGTTACACCTACTTCCATTGTGTGTGGAATCTTCCAATCTACACAACCCAGATTTTTTATGTCAAAAGTTGCTCCACGCGCCGCACTCATGTGCCTTCAAGATCCTCCGTGTTCATTCCACGCACCGCCGCCAACAGCCTCGAGCTTAGGCGCATCTGTTCGCCTTCCTACACAATATTTCAGTCGTCTAGATTGGATTTTCCTTCCTATTTCCAAATCTGCCCTTACTTTTCAATTTTGATCAACaaaaaatatgtgttattattCAAACAATTGTTATCTCTCCTGTTTTAGACGCATTTTCTCACTCCGTTGATCGATCATGGTTTCATTTCATTAGAGTCGCGATGCTTCTTCTTgtgtgtttgtcatgcaatttaatTCTCACTAATAGATTATAATTGTGGCTTATATTCCCACCAACGATCATTCCGGTGGTGTCTCTTTTCCCAtagatgaatcatattagtgatgacttcttTTTTCATTGGTGGTGATGACTTCTTTTTTCATTGATGGTCATTTTGACagtgtcttttattttcatgactcacactttagcgtggcaatttgtcccagatgcactgGTCCCATCTTTGTTCCAGATGTATTGGCCTTGCGTTTCTCTCCTTGAAgtttccaaatgcagtttttagaagaacagactttgctttgttcaattgcttgccatgaatttctctcatgcTGATGATCATTCCGGTCATCTGGCTAGGctgtatttatagcaattctcttcaacttcacctgcatccctgagtttcttttccatctttttttattattttgcggagcaaaacattgtttccTTGTAACAAGCtaagcttagtaagctttagcttgagggagagtgtcagaatattagaaaatatcttataagatcttttatattatattagagtatcttgagttatttcttatgatcaatttataatcatagagatatcttagaatatctctctttattattatgatttgttcctgatttaggattaagtctatgtttttctataaatagagattagtattgaatcttttgtaatctagttagcattaagctattatcaataatattcaaacccttattattttctctcctcgttttctctaaaatcccacaacttcaacatatATGATGCATGTCATAATTCAGAAAAACATTTTCAGATTCAGTTTAGTTTCTCTCTTCTTTCAAACTCTCTTTCCTATAGAGTTTCTAACTCAAATCTCTACCCTTATCAACATGAAAACACagataaataaaacattatctATACCGCTTATTACAACAGATTGATGCTATCCTTCCTCACTAatcctttttaatatttattgcaTCAATCATCATAAACATAGAACTTAACCAACAATAGTCTGGATCCGATAAATGTCAAGTGCAGCAAATAGACATTGTGGGTGGAATCAGCAAATAGCCTTGTTAATGACACAGATAATTATATAACAATCAGTTCCTTCTATGTCAACAGGTCTCAAGAAAACAACATTTACATCACTTACCTTGAGCATAGAGATATCACCATCCACATCACCAGGCGTAGAAGATTCAACCCCTCTACATGCCACAAGGTTTTGTGTAAGAATTTTGTTTAACACATACATCTAAACTTTAAACTAAAACAATAGAGAAgctatatatattttggagaaattgCAAAAGTCCATCCCATATTACTTCCAATGTATTCTGTTCTTGATATTCTTTTCAATGAGACCAATGCCTTCCAAAACATTAGTTATGTCATATATCCTCCTCTTTTGCACCTAGAGAAAAggaaaatttaaattcatataGGATACAAAGAGAAAAAGTATCAGATTTTTTTGTCagatttttttgaataaaagaaGGACCTCCAAAGTTTCTGCTGCTTTATTTAGGTCAAGAATACCATCCTCTGCATGCTTGAGCAAATTGATGAACTTTTTTGTCAAGAGACCTGTAAAGTTCTGGTATAATTGTCATGTttattcttaaataaataactacatTAGTCATATATCTCAGGGAGGTGAAATGTGAAGAGCTTGTTGATTAACATTGCTTTCAAAATTACCTAAGGAACTGTCATAACGACAGCTACCAGCAGGAGTAAGCGGGGACGGGGAACCTGCATGTCATCAGAAATTGTCTGATTAAACAAATATTGAGGCTCGGGTACAATGATGAAGAAGCAAATCACAAATTGCACATAAGCTGTTTCCAAGCACTAAAAACTTTTCAAATGGGGGACTAGTGAACTTAGATTGACAGACGATAATAGGAAAATTTTCTGACCAGCATTTGAGATGGGGGTTGGAGGACATGATCTTCCTTCCTTGGAAACCTTTGATTTGCTTGCCCTTCCCCCTTTCGCAGACAAAGGTGTTTTAAAGGGGCTATTCATTACGGTACTGTATCCAGGGCTGTTACTCCACTTTTGTGAGTCTCCTTCACTCTCATTCATTCCATTCTTCCGCTTTATAAGCTGGCACCACCACCATGTGCATAAACAATAAGGTTAGCTTTTAGCAACAGAAAAGAGATGACCAAAGATATATGTTATATACACATATTAATATATAGGTGAAGTGGATAATATAATGCAACCAACCAAGAAAAAGTAGCAAtacatcctttgatatatacaattacaaatttacaaGTTTATAATATTGCTaactataaaagaaaaatacaaactaAAGCGTTTCAATCTCAGTCATCTATTAATCCACGAATGAAAACTAAAGAGTTAAAACTTATAAGCATTACCAATACCAAGCCACTCAGACTTAATGAACTACAAATAGCAAAAACATATTAACAAGAATAATAAACATGTTTTCAAGAGCAATATTGCA
The genomic region above belongs to Cicer arietinum cultivar CDC Frontier isolate Library 1 chromosome 4, Cicar.CDCFrontier_v2.0, whole genome shotgun sequence and contains:
- the LOC101510592 gene encoding transcription factor E2FA, with the translated sequence MSAGAGASDRGSPMPRESAGAPIRPPLKRHLAFVSTKPPFAPPDEYRSFAAVDARKVADHVSEAVVVRSPLIKRKNGMNESEGDSQKWSNSPGYSTVMNSPFKTPLSAKGGRASKSKVSKEGRSCPPTPISNAGSPSPLTPAGSCRYDSSLGLLTKKFINLLKHAEDGILDLNKAAETLEVQKRRIYDITNVLEGIGLIEKNIKNRIHWKGVESSTPGDVDGDISIIQGQIQNFKVEARLADQAANDMRQNVEMQERLRSLSEDENNQKFLFVTEEDIKGLPCFQNETLIAIKAPHGTTLEVPDPEEAVDYLQRRYRIILRSTMGPIDVYLISQFEEKFEEINGADPPTGFPLASSSGSNEQLVTEMVPAECSGKELEPQALLSSQAYSDLNASQEFAGGMMKIVPSDADNDADYWLLSDAEVSITDMWRTDSSVDWDGVDMLHPDFGMISRPQTPSPGLAEAPSTVANPNLR